Genomic DNA from Pelosinus sp. UFO1:
TTGTCACTGCTACTGGTACAAATACCAAAATTACAGTAGATGATAACGGTAAAGTGAAACCATATGCTTTCCGTAGTTGCTTTATCGATCCTTTCCAAGGAACCGTAATGGCTAACTTCGCTTCCAAATCCCTAAATGCAAAAACTGCTGTCATTTATATAGACAACAGTTCTGATTATTCTAAAGGACTAGCAGAAGCTTTTGAAGCCCAGTTTGTCAAAAATGGTGGAACAATTGTTGGCAAAGAAGCATTTTTACAAAAAGATCAAGATTTTAAATCAACTTTGACAAAAATTAAAGTAATGAATGCAGATACCATTTTTATTCCTGCATATTATGAAGAAGTAGGCAAAATCGCGAAACAGGCTCGTGAATTAGGAATTTCTATACCACTAATCGGTACAGATGGCTGGGATGATCCGAAGGTAGTAGAAGTCGCTGGCGCAGCCGCATTAAATAATACATTCTTTAGCAGTCATTATTCGTCCCAAGATACAGATCCTCGAATTGTAAAATTTGTAGCTGCATATAAGAAAGAATATGGTGAAGAACCAAATGCCCTAGCTGCTCTAGGTTATGATGGCGCATTGATGGTAATTGATGCAATAAAACGAGCAAATAGTACAGAACCAAGTAAAATTAGAGATGCATTAGAACAAACAAAAGATTTACAAGTGGTAACAGGTATTATTACTCTCGATGCTAGTCATAATCCAATTAAGAGTGGCGTTGTTATCGAAATGAAAGATGGCAAGCAATTGTTTAAAGAAAAAATTAATCCTTAAATAATAAGAAAAAAGGACTCGGCACCTGCTGAGTCCTTTTTTTAAACAGAAAATTGGTTAAGCTTAGGAATAGAAGGAGAAGATAGAGTTCTGTTACATTAAAAAGCAGCCCTTGTCTCCCGCATAAGAACAAATGACTCAATGTCCTCTCCGAAAGTATTGACATGCAAGGACAATATGTCTATAATACACCTTATATTGAGTACGTATATTCGTCTGGAGAGGACTAGGCGGTGTAACGGAAAAAATAGAGCTGTATAGTTTTTAGAAAAGTAACAAGTAGGGGGAGAGTGCGTGTTTAAGATGAAAAAGGGAAAATGGATCGGTGCCCTTATAGCAACTGCAATGCTAGCGTTAGCAGTTGCAGGTTGTGGTGGTGGTAAACCAGCTGCGGATGTAATTAAACTTGGGGCCAATTTGGAAATGACGGGTGGTAATGCAACATTTGGTAAGTCGGCGAGTAACGGTGCTAATTTAGCAATCAAAGAAGTCAATGCTAAGGGCGGTGTATTAGGTAAGCAATTAAGTTTAGTCATTGCCGACAATAAGAGTGAAGCTGCAGAAGCCGCAAATTCTATGCAGAAGTTAATTACTCAAGATAAGGTAGTCGCGGTCATTGCCCCGATTGCTTCTTCTAGTGTAATTGCTGGTGCTCAAGTAAACCAAGATAATAAAGTATTGGCCATTAGTCCAACAGCGTCAAACCCTAAAGTTACTGTAGATCCTACAACGAATAAAGTTCGAGATTATTTGTTTAGGGCTGCATTTATTGATCCTTTCCAAGGTTCTGTAATGGCTAACTTTGCCACAAAAACTTTGAAAGCCAAGACCGCAGCTGTTTATATTGATAATTCTAGTGATTATGCTAAAGGTTTAGGACAATTCTTTAAAGAAACCTTTATTAAAAACGGCGGTCAAGTCATTGTGGAAGAAGCATATTTAGCGAAGGACACTGATTTTAAAGCGACCTTAACTAAGATAAAGGCAGCGAATGTAGATGTTGTTTTTGTCCCTGGTTATTATCAAGAAGTAGGAATGCTTATAAAACAAGCCCGTGAAATTGGCTTGAATATGCCATTTATGGGGGGCGATGGCTGGGATTCGGCTAAGCTTCCAGAAATTGCAGGACCGCAAGCGTTGAATAATACATTCTTTGCAAATCATTATTCACCGGATGATAATAGCCCAGAGATTAAATCATTTGTTGATGCATATAAGGCAGAATATAAGGAAACACCTGATGCTTTTGCTGCTTTAGCGTATGATGCTACCATGATGGTTATCGAGGCTATTAAACGGGCAAATAGTGTAGATACAGTGAAAATTAAAGATGAGTTGGCAAAAACAAAAGACTATAATGCTGTTTCAGGTAAGATTACTTTAAATGAAACACATGATGCAGTAAAAAGTGCTGTAATAATTGAGATGAAAGATGGTAAGCAAACCTTTAAAGAAAAAATTAATCCATAGATTACTGCCCTATGCTGCTGTAGTTCATGTCAATAAACTGACATAGGAAACCCCTTATTAGATGGCAATAAGAACCGCAAAGGCACAGTGTCACAGGTGTGGCACACAAAGTAGGTACCAGAATGTAGTATATCCCTTCTTTGTGTCTTTGTGGTTCTTTTATTTTCCCGTCTCCTTGGGGCTGCAAGGGCGATTAGATAAGATATTTGATATGCTAAACAGCACTATCTATAATTTGACGATACTGTCTAAATGCAGACGAAAAACTCTTATCTTCCTTATTTACTAAGATAAGTTGACTAGTTGCTAATTAGCTCAAATGTGTAAAAATCGCCTTTATGTACGCAAAGCAAGGGAAATGAAGTAATTAATAAGGTAATAAATCAATATTGTTTTACAATAATTGAATTTGGCATAAATATTGCATATGAATTAAGTAGGAGGTGTTTGAGGCAAAAGTGTTACAATTAAATAAAAAGTAAAAAATGATAATATAAAAGTACTTTAGTAACGGTACTTTGTTCTTTTGACAGAGATTAAATGCCGAATAAATTTATAAATGTATTGACAGTAACGGACAATGTATTTATAATTACGTATATAATTATAAAGCAGTATTCACTCAAGGAAGACAAATGTAAAACTGCTGCAAAGAACAATAGAAATATTAGTGTGGGTTAAAAAAACGCACGACTTGTGAAGAGGCTGTTTTTAGATGTCCAGATGCTAGTCCTTATGAGCATTTGAGGGAGGCGTACAATGAGGTACGTTGAGCGATAACGCCAGGGATAACGAGGTAGATGGAGATTTTTAAATAGACTCTATTAGACTTTATGAGACCTCCTTGTTTTTCTCCAGGATACTAAAAGAAGGATGTGATAAAAATAGAACGAGAAAGAGGAAGTTAAAGGATAAAGGGAAAAAGCATTTGCTTTATCTCTTCTAAATAAAAAATAAATGTAGGAGGCGGGTCATGGATTTTTCCTTTACACAGCAATTTATACAACAATTAATTAATGGTATATCCCTAGGCAGTATATATGCGCTAATTGCCTTAGGTTACACCATGGTGTATGGTATCATTAAATTAATTAATTTTGCTCATGGTGATATTTATATGGTAGGCGCATATGTAGCTTTTTTTGCAACGACAGCACTCAAGCTTTCCTTTTTCCCAGCGTTACTTGTATCCATGGTAGTGGCTGCCGTAGTTGGGATGACAATTGAAAGATTGGCTTATCGACCACTCAGAAAGGCACCTAAAATTGCTATACTGATAACAGCGATTGGTGTTTCGTTACTACTGGAGTATGGCGGTATGCTGCTTGTTACACCGCAACCCCGTACTTTTCCAGCCTTATTCGAATCTCAGGTGTTTAACTTTGGCAACATTGTAGTGAATAGCCAACAGGTGATAATATTAGCAATCTCCGTAGTCCTTATGATTATTTTGACCTATGTTGTACAGCGTACGAAAATCGGTAAAGCCATGCGAGCTGTATCTTTCGATACAGATGCGGCGAGATTGATGGGTATAGATGTTGATCGCGTTATTTCTATTACCTTTGCCATCGGTTCTGCATTGGCGGCAGCTGCTGGTATGCTAGTAGGTGTGTACTATAATTCAATTGATCCATTAATGGGTATTATGCCGGGGCTTAAAGCCTTCGTTGCTGCTGTACTTGGTGGTATTGGAGTTATTCCAGGAGCGATGCTTGGTGGTATTATAATGGGCATCATTGAAGCTATGGTAAGCGGCTTTATTTCATCTACTTTCCGTGATGCTGCAGCGTTTGCCATTTTAATTATTATTTTACTATTTAAGCCTTCTGGCTTATTAGGTAAAAATGTGCGTGAGAAAGTGTAGGTGACAATGAATAATGGGAAAAAATAAGAAAGAGTTATTAGCACTGGCAGCTTGTATCGTTTTTTATGCAGTTGTTCAAGGGTTGATTATGCTAGATATCATCGGACCCTTTTGGGAGCTAAACTTAGTTTTGATTTGTATAAATATCATACTAGCAGTAAGCTTGAATCTAATTAATGGTTTTACAGGGCAATTTTCCATTGGTCATGCTGGTTTTATGGCTGTTGGGGCCTACTTAGGTGCCGTACTAACAGTTAAATTACAACTACCTTTCATTGTTGCCATTTTAGGGGGCGCAGCTGCGGCTGGCTTTTTGGGATTCGTAATAGGGTTGCCTACCCTTAGGTTAGATGGAGACTATTTAGCGATAGCAACATTAGGTCTGGGGGAAATTATCCGTATTACCATTCTTAATATTCCTTATGTAGGCGGAGCCTCTGGTTTTATGGGTATTCCTCGCTATAGTAATTTTACTTGGGTATTTTTTGCTACAGTGATTACTGTATTTTTCATTAGAAATTTAATTAATTCTACTCACGGCCGAGCTTGCATCTCTATTCGTGAAAATCAGATTGCGGCGGAGGCTATGGGGATTGATACTACGAAATATAAGGTATTGGCTTTTACTATTGGTGCAGCCTTTGCTGGTGTCGCAGGAACCTTATTCTCTCATTACTTTTATATTGCCCACCCTGCGTCTTTCACATTCATGAAATCCTTTGATATCTTGACAATTGTTGTGTTAGGCGGATTGGGCAGTATTAGTGGATCAATAACTGCTGCTATTTTGTTGACTTTCGTTTCTGCTGCGTTAGCTGGCTATCCAGAGTGGCGTATGATTATTTACTCATTAATGCTAATTGTATTGATGTTGTATCGGCCACAAGGATTATTTGGCAATAAGGAAATCAGCCTTAAAATCTTTGGCCGTTTGATGGGAGGTACTAAGCGTGGCAATACTCAAAGCAACTAAACTTTCTAAAGTGTTTGGCGGACTGAAGGCTGTATCTGATTTTTCGATAGAGATTAACAAAGGTGAGTTAATTGGTTTGATTGGCCCGAATGGAGCTGGCAAAACAACAGCATTTAATTTGTTAACAGGTGTTTATCAGCCGACAACAGGCGAGATTGATTTTGATGACAAAAGTATTATTGGGTTTAAACCCTTTCAAATTACCCAAAAAGGGGTAGCTAGAACCTTTCAAAATATTCGTTTGTTCTCTGAGTTATCTGTACTGGATAATGTTAAGATTGCCTATCATTTTCATGTAAAGTATGGACTATTAGAGTCTGTATTGCGTATGGGTAGGTATCATAGCGAAGAAAAAGAAATTGAAGAAAGAGCCATAAGACTATTAGAAATATTTAAGTTAGGACATAAGAAGGACGAAATTGCCAAGAATTTACCTTATGGTGAGCAACGTAGATTAGAGATTGCTAGAGCCTTAGCGGCTCAGCCAAAACTTTTACTGCTTGATGAGCCAGCGGCGGGGATGAATCCTCAGGAAACGCAGCAATTAATGCAAATGATAAAGTGGATAAGACAAGAATTTGACTTAACAATTTTATTAATTGAACATGATATGCAGTTAGTTATGAATGTTTGCGAACGTATTTATGTACTAGAATATGGTAGTATTATTGCCCAAGGAACACCTGAGGAAATCAAGAATAACCCTAGGGTTATTGAGGCCTACCTCGGAGAGGAGGTTGAGTCATGTTAAAAATAGAAAATATTGATGTTTTTTATGGTGCGATTCATGCGCTTAAAGGTATTAGCGTTGAGGTGCAAGAAGGTGAAATTGTTACCTTAATAGGTGCAAATGGAGCGGGTAAGAGTACAATTTTACGTACTATTTCTGGACTATTAAAACCTAAGGCTGGCCAGATTACCTTTGAGGGAAAAAACATTGCAGGCGCAGCAGCTCAAGATATTGTAAAAATGAGTATTTCCCAGGTTCCTGAAGGACGTAGAGTGTTTGCAAATATGTCCGTTTTAGAAAACCTAGAACTAGGAGCTTATATTAGAAGTGACAGCAAGGGGATTCAAGAAGACATGGAGAAAGTCTTTGAGAGGTTTCCTCGTTTATCGGAGCGCCGTAGTCAATTAGCAGGTACCTTGTCAGGCGGTGAACAACAAATGTTGGCTATGGGACGTGCGTTAATGAGTCGTCCTCGCTTGCTGCTATTAGATGAGCCCTCCATGGGTCTTGCACCTTTGTTAGTAAAAGAAATTTTTTCGATTATCAAAGAAATTAACGCGAGTGGTACGACGGTTCTCTTAGTAGAACAAAATGCGCATATGGCCCTATCTATTGCCAACAGGGCTTATGTATTAGAAACAGGGCGCATTACACTTTCGGGTGACGCGAAAGAACTGGCTGCAAGTGAAGAAATACGCAAAGCTTACTTAGGCGGTTAATGTAATCGGAAAAAATAAGTGGAGATGATAATATGTTTGTGGAAAGTAGAATGACAGCGAATCCCATAACCATTACTTCAACTACAACAATTGCTGATGCATCAGAGATTATGCGCACTAATAAATTCCGTCGTTTACCCGTAGTAGATGGTGGAAAACTAGTAGGTATTGTTACTGACCGAGACCTTCGTGCAGTATCTGCATCTCCAGCGACGGCCTTATCCATCTTTGAACTGAATTACTTGTTAGCTAAAATGAAAGTAAAAGAAATTATGCAAAAAAAAGTTGTTACGATTAGTGCAGGTGCCACGGTGGAAGAAGCAGCTATCTTGATGTATAATCATCGCATTGGTGGCTTGGTAGTAATAAATGATCAGCAGGTAGTAGCAGGTGTAATTACGGAAACCGATATTTTCAAAAGCTTTGTTGATATTATGGGGCTAGTAGAGGGTAAGACTCGCATCACTCTTGACGTAACAGATAAGATTGGATTGCTTCATGAAATTTCCGAAGTGTTCTTAGCAATGAACATTAATATCACTAGTATGGTTAGTTATGCTCTACCTGATGGAAAAATAGAAATGATAATACGCGCCGATATTGTAGATACAGACGACTTGGCAAAGGCATTAGAAGCTAAAGGATATCCTATTAGTCATATTGTTCATATTCAATAAGAAGTTCATCCTCAATAGTAGAGTACTTTTACCTTAAATTATGTGTAAAAATATTTACACATAATTTAAGGATGTGATACTATATTATATGGTAGGAACAGGCGGCCTAGATTTTGGCGCGGCCGGGCAGTAAGCAGCAGGTAAAGATAAATCTGCGGGACCTTAGGGTACCTGCAGATTTTTTTGTTTTGCCGCTAATAATAGATACAGTGAATTGAGTTGGTACGTTTCATAAGTAGTACGAATATTGTAATCTATATTAGGTTATAACAAAGAGGATCTGCTTATCCAAATTTAGGAGGTAATACTTTGGAGTATGTAGATAGTAATTTGAAGGAACGCACGGCTAGGCTATCCGTTATTTCCAACTCTGTACTTGTAATATTAAAGTTGCTGGTAGGATTCTACACTGGGGCCGTTAGTATTATTTCGGAGGCAGCTCATTCAGGTGTAGATTTGTTAGCTTCCATTGTTGCGTTCTATGCTGTACGTAAGGCAGATAAACCGCCTGACGGGAATCATGCATATGGGCATGGAAAGTTTGAAAATCTATCGGGGGCAATTGAAGCTGTATTGATAGTGGCAGCAGCATTGTGGATCGTATATGAAGCATGGGATAAGCTTCATAATAATATGGCAACGCCAGAGTTCTTAGAATATGGTATTATCTTGATGGGGATTTCTATAGGAGTAAATTATTGGGTATCAGGTAAATTATTCAAAGTGGCGAAAGAGACTGGTTCACATGCATTAGAGGCCGATGCATTACATTTGAAGGCTGATATTTGGACATCAGTAGGTGTATTAGTCGGTTTAGTCATTATCCGAATTACAGGAATTTTTTGGTTGGATCCAATGATTGCTATTGTGGTGGCGGGTGTGGTATTTAAGGCTGGTTATGGCATGACAAAAAAGAGTTTATACGAATTAACGGATATTAGCTTACCAGCAGACGAAGAACAAACAATTATTGATGTAATTACTAGTCATAAAGAAGTTATCTCTTTTCATCAACTCAGGACGAGGCGCTCTGGCAGCTGGCGTTTGATTGATATGCATCTTATTTTATATAAGGATATGCATTTAAATAAAGCCCATGCTGTATGTGATCTAATTGAAGCGGAGATTAAGGATAAACTTGGCCCCTGTGACGTAGTCATACATATTGAACCTTGTGATTATCATGAAGAGTTAGGGGCTTGTCCTTTGGAATAATAGTAAGATAGGAAAGAATTAGATTCTTTCCTATCTTTTTCACTGTAATTATGTAGGCGTTTTATCTGAATTTATGCAAATGCTTACAACGCACACGACTGTCGGGAATCGTTGTTTTTGCAGAATCCATCTTATCCTGATCTCTAGGTTGCGATGTAGCATCGGCAAGTTCCTCAGAGGGCGAACGAATAAGTTGTGCAAGAGCAACGCCTATTACTTCTACAATATCTGAATAATCGGGCTGGGGCGTAGTTTTAGGTGGTGGCTGAGGAGGTCCCGTTGGCCCAGTTGGCTCTGTTGATGGAGGTTTTGGACAGATCACTACGTTGCATTCTGGTAGACAGGAGCTTTTGGGGTGACATCGTTCTAAAACCCTACGCAATGCCTCCATTTCAACCACTTGCTCTGCAGTATGGGCCGGAATATCTGTAGCAGTTGAGCGGTTGGCAAGAAGACGGAATAGATCTACAGGGGCACAAGAAATTTGTAGAAATTCACTACTGAAAGCTATTTTGCAGCACAATAGTTCTAGAAAAATATCAATGATGGTACCAGCATTATCGGCGCGTCTTACTGCTCGTTCAAAGATATCAGGACAGATTTCAGGTGTACGGTGGATTTCCTCTGCTGCTCCGACTAATAAGCGATAGGAGCTAACAAGGGAGGAAAAGTTAGGTATGATTGCGTTTATGTCAGCTAATATTAAATCAATAATGGGTTGAGGATTTTGATTGGTATTTGAAGTATTAGCCATAGACGTCGCCTCGCTTTAGCATTGGTGCAACATTATATGCGAATGAATAGGAAGTTGTGAATTGATGAAGGACTAGTTAACTTAAAGTTTTGCTGTATAGCAAGGAAAAAGGATTTTTCAGAAGGATGTATAATATAGTGGAATTATATAAAACCAAAGAAAGAACATCATAGAGTGTTAGACAAGGTGTCGAAAATCTCTATGGAGGAAAGGAAGTGACATATGCCCATGTTGCTTACACCGGATTTTTTATTATTAGCCGGTAATAAAATAATGCGGATTATTGGAATTTTACTCGTAGCTGCGATAATCTTAAGGCTATTCTCCCTTGCTGTTAACCGGGTATTCATTCCTAATGTAGGGATTAAAGCCTTTCACTTTGATGAAAAGCGCGCCCGAACCTTTGGAGGATTATTACAAAGCATTGTACGTTATGTGATTTATTTTATTACGATTGTAATGTTATTGCAGGAGTTTAAAATAGATACCACCTCTATTGTAGCTGGTGCTGGAATTATTGGGTTGGCAATAGGTGTAGGGGCTCAAAGCTTGATTCGAGATTTTGTAACAGGTTTTTTTATTGTCTTAGAAAATCAGTTTGCAGTCGGAGATTATATTGTCAGTGGTGATATGGCAGGTACAGTAGAGGATATTGGTTTACGGGTTACAAAATTGCGGGATGGTAATGGAGTATTGCATATTATTCCTCATGGCGTCATATCTAAGGTCAGTAATTATACTAGAGGCCATATGCAAGCGGTCGTGAATATACCGGTATCTTATGAGGCTGATATCACTAACGTCTTATCCTTATTAGATCAAGCATGCGTTGCGATTGGTAAGGATATGATAGAAGTGATAGAGGGGCCTACGGTAGTAGGAGTTGTAGACCTTCGTTCGCAGGAAGTAGTAGTTCGCGTAGTAGCTAAGACCGTACCGTTAGAACAA
This window encodes:
- a CDS encoding ABC transporter substrate-binding protein, which translates into the protein MSKKGLSFIGSLVTVAMFGLMLTGCGSTPSASDSKEIKIGGNMEMTGGVANYGKATKNGIELAFKEANAAGGVLGKQLKLIVADNKSEPSEATNAITKLITQDKVSVVLGPVASSNVLATLQVGQDNKVPVVTATGTNTKITVDDNGKVKPYAFRSCFIDPFQGTVMANFASKSLNAKTAVIYIDNSSDYSKGLAEAFEAQFVKNGGTIVGKEAFLQKDQDFKSTLTKIKVMNADTIFIPAYYEEVGKIAKQARELGISIPLIGTDGWDDPKVVEVAGAAALNNTFFSSHYSSQDTDPRIVKFVAAYKKEYGEEPNALAALGYDGALMVIDAIKRANSTEPSKIRDALEQTKDLQVVTGIITLDASHNPIKSGVVIEMKDGKQLFKEKINP
- a CDS encoding ABC transporter substrate-binding protein is translated as MKKGKWIGALIATAMLALAVAGCGGGKPAADVIKLGANLEMTGGNATFGKSASNGANLAIKEVNAKGGVLGKQLSLVIADNKSEAAEAANSMQKLITQDKVVAVIAPIASSSVIAGAQVNQDNKVLAISPTASNPKVTVDPTTNKVRDYLFRAAFIDPFQGSVMANFATKTLKAKTAAVYIDNSSDYAKGLGQFFKETFIKNGGQVIVEEAYLAKDTDFKATLTKIKAANVDVVFVPGYYQEVGMLIKQAREIGLNMPFMGGDGWDSAKLPEIAGPQALNNTFFANHYSPDDNSPEIKSFVDAYKAEYKETPDAFAALAYDATMMVIEAIKRANSVDTVKIKDELAKTKDYNAVSGKITLNETHDAVKSAVIIEMKDGKQTFKEKINP
- a CDS encoding branched-chain amino acid ABC transporter permease, which translates into the protein MDFSFTQQFIQQLINGISLGSIYALIALGYTMVYGIIKLINFAHGDIYMVGAYVAFFATTALKLSFFPALLVSMVVAAVVGMTIERLAYRPLRKAPKIAILITAIGVSLLLEYGGMLLVTPQPRTFPALFESQVFNFGNIVVNSQQVIILAISVVLMIILTYVVQRTKIGKAMRAVSFDTDAARLMGIDVDRVISITFAIGSALAAAAGMLVGVYYNSIDPLMGIMPGLKAFVAAVLGGIGVIPGAMLGGIIMGIIEAMVSGFISSTFRDAAAFAILIIILLFKPSGLLGKNVREKV
- a CDS encoding branched-chain amino acid ABC transporter permease; amino-acid sequence: MGKNKKELLALAACIVFYAVVQGLIMLDIIGPFWELNLVLICINIILAVSLNLINGFTGQFSIGHAGFMAVGAYLGAVLTVKLQLPFIVAILGGAAAAGFLGFVIGLPTLRLDGDYLAIATLGLGEIIRITILNIPYVGGASGFMGIPRYSNFTWVFFATVITVFFIRNLINSTHGRACISIRENQIAAEAMGIDTTKYKVLAFTIGAAFAGVAGTLFSHYFYIAHPASFTFMKSFDILTIVVLGGLGSISGSITAAILLTFVSAALAGYPEWRMIIYSLMLIVLMLYRPQGLFGNKEISLKIFGRLMGGTKRGNTQSN
- a CDS encoding ABC transporter ATP-binding protein; protein product: MAILKATKLSKVFGGLKAVSDFSIEINKGELIGLIGPNGAGKTTAFNLLTGVYQPTTGEIDFDDKSIIGFKPFQITQKGVARTFQNIRLFSELSVLDNVKIAYHFHVKYGLLESVLRMGRYHSEEKEIEERAIRLLEIFKLGHKKDEIAKNLPYGEQRRLEIARALAAQPKLLLLDEPAAGMNPQETQQLMQMIKWIRQEFDLTILLIEHDMQLVMNVCERIYVLEYGSIIAQGTPEEIKNNPRVIEAYLGEEVESC
- a CDS encoding ABC transporter ATP-binding protein — protein: MLKIENIDVFYGAIHALKGISVEVQEGEIVTLIGANGAGKSTILRTISGLLKPKAGQITFEGKNIAGAAAQDIVKMSISQVPEGRRVFANMSVLENLELGAYIRSDSKGIQEDMEKVFERFPRLSERRSQLAGTLSGGEQQMLAMGRALMSRPRLLLLDEPSMGLAPLLVKEIFSIIKEINASGTTVLLVEQNAHMALSIANRAYVLETGRITLSGDAKELAASEEIRKAYLGG
- a CDS encoding CBS domain-containing protein; this translates as MFVESRMTANPITITSTTTIADASEIMRTNKFRRLPVVDGGKLVGIVTDRDLRAVSASPATALSIFELNYLLAKMKVKEIMQKKVVTISAGATVEEAAILMYNHRIGGLVVINDQQVVAGVITETDIFKSFVDIMGLVEGKTRITLDVTDKIGLLHEISEVFLAMNINITSMVSYALPDGKIEMIIRADIVDTDDLAKALEAKGYPISHIVHIQ
- a CDS encoding cation diffusion facilitator family transporter gives rise to the protein MEYVDSNLKERTARLSVISNSVLVILKLLVGFYTGAVSIISEAAHSGVDLLASIVAFYAVRKADKPPDGNHAYGHGKFENLSGAIEAVLIVAAALWIVYEAWDKLHNNMATPEFLEYGIILMGISIGVNYWVSGKLFKVAKETGSHALEADALHLKADIWTSVGVLVGLVIIRITGIFWLDPMIAIVVAGVVFKAGYGMTKKSLYELTDISLPADEEQTIIDVITSHKEVISFHQLRTRRSGSWRLIDMHLILYKDMHLNKAHAVCDLIEAEIKDKLGPCDVVIHIEPCDYHEELGACPLE
- a CDS encoding mechanosensitive ion channel family protein, whose product is MPMLLTPDFLLLAGNKIMRIIGILLVAAIILRLFSLAVNRVFIPNVGIKAFHFDEKRARTFGGLLQSIVRYVIYFITIVMLLQEFKIDTTSIVAGAGIIGLAIGVGAQSLIRDFVTGFFIVLENQFAVGDYIVSGDMAGTVEDIGLRVTKLRDGNGVLHIIPHGVISKVSNYTRGHMQAVVNIPVSYEADITNVLSLLDQACVAIGKDMIEVIEGPTVVGVVDLRSQEVVVRVVAKTVPLEQGKVENALRYKIKSLFDEAHILPPVQIVRGLKEGESKC